The Mercenaria mercenaria strain notata chromosome 10, MADL_Memer_1, whole genome shotgun sequence genome contains a region encoding:
- the LOC123560394 gene encoding uncharacterized protein LOC123560394: MLGIIAIILSALSAILDIAGLAVPYWYSGTVLSLKAHFGLWKSCASSICASIPDAPGALNGTRACEILGMLLLFAALAAAVLKQFVMKDKPILTKLGGGCAIFGGVLMIIGTIIFATDSSLKLLGTGMHLHAGFGLCIVAGILALPAGIVMFLNKD; the protein is encoded by the exons ATGCTTGGCATAATCGCAATCATCTTAagtgcactgtctgccattcttGACATTGCCGGACTAGCCGTACCGTACTGGTACTCCGGAACCGTTCTGAGTCTCAAAGCGCATTTTGGACTGTGGAAATCTTGCGCAAGTTCCATATGTGCAAGCATCCCCGATG CTCCAGGGGCATTGAATGGAACACGCGCATGTGAGATACTGGGAATGTTATTACTCTTTGCAGCTTTGGCAGCTGCAGTCTTAAAACAATTTGTGATGAAAGATAAAccgattttgacaaaacttggtGGAGGCTGCGCAATATTTGGAG GAGTTTTAATGATCATTGGTACCATCATTTTTGCTACTGATAGCAGCCTGAAACTCCTTGGGACGGGAATGCATCTACATGCTGGCTTTGGTCTCTGTATTGTGGCAGGAATTCTTGCCCTGCCGGCAGGAATTGTCATGTTCTTGAACAAGGATTAA